From the genome of Bacillota bacterium:
CGTGTTTTAAGGCGAACCGTACCTTCTCCGGTTGCGGCAAGAGTGCGGGAGGCAATGGTGGAGGCCGTTGCAAGGGGTACGGGAAGGGCTGCGTCTCTTCCGGGAATTCAGGTGGCGGGCAAAACCGGCTCCGCAGAAAATCCGGCAGGCTCCCCTCATGCCTGGTTTGTCGCCTTTGCCCCTGCGGACCGGCCCCGGGTAGCCGTCAGTGTCTTGATCGAAAACGGAGGGCAGGGAGGCAGGGTGGCAGCACCCATAGCCCGGGAATTGATGAAGCTTGCCTTGTTCTGAGGGGGTTTGACTCAATGGTGGGAAAAATTTTGGGCAATAGATACGAAATCGTGGCAAAACTCGGCTCCGGAGGCATGGCCCATGTTTATCAGGCAAGGTGCAGGATCCTGAACAGGATCGTCACCGTAAAAATCCTGCGGGCCGAGCTGGCAGAAGACAAGGAATTCGTACAGCGTTTCCGGCGGGAGGCCCAGACTGTAGCAAGCCTCTCTCACCCGAACGTTGTGAGCATCTACGATATCGGCGAGGAAGCGGGTATTCCCTACCTTGTTATGGAGTATGTTGAGGGGTCCAATTTAAAAGAGATTATTGAAAGGGAAGGGCCGCTCCCCCCGGCGGAAGCAGCTAATCTCGGCGCCCAGGTTTGCGCGGCCCTGGCCCATGCCCACGAAAAAGGAATTATCCACCGGGACATTAAGCCCCACAATATTCTGGTGACGCCTGCAGGGCGGGTAAAGGTAACGGACTTTGGGTTGGCAAGGGTGCTTTCCCTGCCCAGCGCCACCCAGTCCGGCTCGGTGATGGGTTCGGTACACTACTTTTCGCCAGAGCAGGCCCGGGGTGAAGAAGTGGGCCCGAAATCTGATCTCTACTCCCTGGGCGTTGTGCTCTACGAAGTGGTTACAGGGCATGTACCCTTTCGCGGTGACAACCCGATTTCAGTTGCCCTGAAGCATTTGCAGGAATTACCCCCCGCTCCCAGCAAAGAGAACCCCGCGGTCCCCCGGTGGCTGGAAAAAATTATTTTTAAGGCAATGGCAAAAGACCCGCGGCAGCGTTTTGCTTCTGCAAGAGAGATGCAGAGGGCGCTGGCAGAGGAGTTCGCCCCGCGCGAAGATATTGAGGATGAGAATAACAATGGAGAATTGGCGCACCTGACTTCCGGCGCACCAGAGGGCTCCCCGCAGCGGCGCTTTCGCCCTGCTGCCTGGCTGGCGCTGTTTGCCCTCTTGGTCCTGATCACTGCGGGAAGTGTTTGGGCGGCATCGAAATGGTTTTTCGTCAGGGATGTCACTGTTCCCCCGGTAACCCAAATTCCCCTTGCCGATGCGGAGGCTAAAATAAAAGCCTTGGGGCTGGATCCCAGGGCCCACGAAATCTATGATCCCCAGGTCCCTGCCGGAATTGTCTTGCGCCAGAGCCCGCTGGCAGGAACGCCTGTGAAAAAGGGGCGTGTTGTCGAGCTGTGGGTGAGCAAAGGGCCGCGCCTTGTCTGGCTGCCTGATGTCACGGGCTACCCGTTGAGGGAAGCAAAAGCCTACTTAACAAACGCCGGTTTTCAGGTCAAAGTGGAAGAAGTTTACGACCAGGACGTTCCCCCCCAGGCGATAGCAGGGCAGGTGCCTGCCGGAGACCGTCGGGTAACGGAGGGGAGCGAAGTTACTCTTCGGGTGAGCAAGGGGCCCCCTCCGGGAGATCTTGTCATGCCCTCCCTGATCGGCCTTACGGTGGAACAGGCGCGGGAGGTCCTGGACAGCGTGGGGCTGGGATTGGGTGAAATCAGGGACGAGGCCAGTCTTGACTATCCGGAGGGAATCATTTTTGGTCAAAGCATCAGCCAGGGCACACCGGTTCGCCCCGGCGATGTTGTAAACGTAATCCGCAGCAAGGGCCCCGGGCCCCAGCAGCGTCTGGTTCCTCTGGAACTGAAGGTACGCGATTCGGGAGAGGTTAAGGTTGTTGTCCAGGATGCCCGGGGCACGCGGGTTGTTTACCAGCAGTTCCACCAGGCAGGAGAGAAGATTAAAAAAGAATTCCTGGTTTTCGGCGCCGGAGAAATCCAGATTTATTTCCAGGGCCAGTTTTTTGAAAAATACTCCATAGAATAGGCGGGGTTAAGAGGAGGCATTCATGCACGAAGGATTGATCGTTAAGGGCTATGGAGGCTTCTATTTCGTTCAATCAGACCAGAAGATCTGGCGGTGCCGGGGGCGGGGCCGCCTCCAGTTTAAAGAACAGTTCTTGCTCCCGGGCGACCGCGTGCTGTTTTCGCCTGTGGAGGAGGGAATGGGGGTCATCGAGGCCATCCTCCCACGCAAGAACACCCTCCGCCGTCCGGCCGTCGCAAACGTGGATCAGGCAATTTTGGTTTTTTCCCTGGCGCAGCCCGAACCGGACTTGAAACTACTGGATCGCCTTCTCGTCTTGTGCGGTGTTGAAGGGATCGACGCCGTCATCTGCTTCAACAAGCTGGATCTTGTTGACGGAGAGTTTGCGGCCGGCCTGGCCTCCCTCTACCGGGGGATAGGTTATGTGGCAATTCTTGTCTCCGCACTCCAGGGCAGGGGGGTCGAAAATTTGCGTGACCTGATCAAAGGCAGGCTTTCTGTTTTAGCCGGGCCCTCGGGTGCCGGCAAGTCAACGCTCCTCAATGCTCTGGAGCCCGGCCTCTCTTTGAAAACAGGGGAGGTCAGCAGGAAGCTGAAGAGGGGAAGGCATACCACCAGATATGTGGAGCTTCTGCCCCTTGCAGGAGGCTTAATTGCCGACACCCCCGGTTTTAGCAACCTGGATTTGCCCCGCCTGGAAAGAACGGAGCTCGGTTATTATTTTCCGGAAATTCACGAGCTGTCTAAGGGCTGCCGGTTTCACGATTGCTTGCATATGCAGGAACCCGGTTGTGCGGTGAGGGCTGCTTTTCAGGAAGGGAGGATCAACCCCACCCGCTATCGAAACTATCTGAGTATGCTTTTTGAAGTTCTTGCCAGGGAGCGGATTTACGAATGAAGATCCAGCTTGCCCCCTCTATTTTGACAGCCGATTTTGGCAATCTTGCAGTTCAGATCCGCCGCCTTGAAGAAGGCGGGGCTGACTCCCTGCATCTTGACATTATGGATGGGCGCTTTGTTCCGAATCTTACCTTTGGCCCTCCGGTCGTGGCCTCCCTCCGCAAGATTACCAGACTTCCCTTTGATATTCACCTGATGGTGCAGGAGCCCGAACGTTTCCTGGAGGCTTTTGCCGGGGCAGGGGGAAACAGTTTAACCGTTCATGCCGAGTCTTCCCCTCACCTCCACCGCGTGGTTAAGGCCATCAAAGGACTGGGTTTGAAGGCAGGAGTTGCCTTAAATCCCGCCACTCCTCTTCATGCCCTGGAATTTGTTCTGGAAGAGGTCGATCTGGTTTTGCTAATGACCGTGAATCCGGGGTGGGGAGGCCAGGAGTTTATCCCCCAGATGCTCCGGAAGATTAAAAAATTAAGAAAGAGAATTTTACGCGCCCGGCTCCCGGTGGAGATTCAGGTTGACGGCGGGATCAACCGTGCAACCCTGGCAGGGGTTGTTGCTGCCGGGGCAGATCACCTCGTGATCGGCTCTGCCCTGTTTAACGAAGAAGACCCGGGAAAGGCCCTCCAGGAGTACCGGAGCCAGGCGGAAGGGGCCTTCCGCGAAAGCTGGTGGGGAAATTTCCAGGATTCGGAGGTTTAACCACCTGCCGGCGGTTGCTTAGAAGAAACCTCCCAAGCACCATGTAAATCCCCTGAGAAATTTTTGCTTTAGATAAATTTTTTAAAGGTTTATTTTAGGAGGTGGATTCTTGTGGAGTGCCAGAGGGAAAAGAATCTTGAGAATTGCTCCTGCACCTATCAACACTGCGAGAAAAAAGGGATCTGCTGCGAGTGCGTTGCTTACCACAGAAAGCGCGGCGAGCTGCCTGGCTGCTTTTTCCCACCGGAAGTTGAGCGCACCTATGACCGCTCAATTGTGGCCTTCCTCCGCTGCTGCGCCGGAAAGTAAAAACTTTTTTGAAAAAAGGTTGACCTGTTCAAGAGAAGGGTGTAAAATCACAAGAGAATTGAAAAAACCAGATAAGTCAGGGCCTGAAGGCTCCTTCGGGGGCAGGTGGAATTCCGCACCGGCGGTGATGCCTTGCAGTGAGGTTAAGCCCGCGAGTCCGGCACTCCCGTTTGTGAGTGCTGGATTGATCCGGTGAGAATCCGGAGCCGACAGTGAAAGTCTGGAGGGGAGAGGGAAGTTCTTCTGTGCAGTTGGTGCTTTGTGTTTCAATCCCGGGCCTTCGGCTGCGGGATTTTTTATGATCCGCTAAAATCTGGAGGAAGATCTGGTGGAAAGAGAATCCTTCTTTATGGCGCGGGCATTGGAGCTGGCCGCTTTAGCCCGGGGGAAAACGAGCCCCAATCCGCTTGTGGGAGCAGTCGTGGTTAAGAACGGGTTGATCGTGGGAGAGGGATACCACCGGAAAGCCGGCACCTCCCACGCAGAGGTTCTTGCCCTGCAGCAGGCGGGTGAAAAGGCAGAGGGTGCAACCCTTTACGTTTCTCTGGAACCCTGTTGCCACTATGGACGGACCCCTCCCTGCACCGAGGCCATCATCCGCGCCGGGATCAAACAGGTTTATGTGGCCACTCCAGATCCCAACCCGCTGGTGGCCGGAAAAGGAATCCAGGCTTTGCGGGAAGCGGGCATTGACGTTCGGGTGGGCCTTCTGGAAGAGGAGGCGCGCCGCCTGAACGAGGCCTTTTTTAAATACATCGTTTCAAAGGAGCCTTTTGTTACCCTGAAGGTGGCGATGAGCCTTGATGGAAAAATTGCCACCTGCACCGGGGATTCTCGGTGGATTACGGGAAAAGAAGCGCGGGCCTGCGTCCACCGCCTGCGGGCGGAAAATGATGCCGTCATGGTGGGCATCGGGACCGTGCTTTCCGATGATCCCCTGCTTACCGTGAGGCTGCCGGGCGAAGATAAACAACCCCTGCGCGTCGTTGTGGACAGCAGATTGCGAATTCCCCTTGAGGCCCGCCTTGTCCAGACCGCGCAGGAAGTGCCGACAGTAGTTGCTGCCGTGAAAGGAAAATTTCAGGCGGAAAAGAAAACATTATTGGCCGCTTCCGGTGTGGAAGTTTGGGAGCTGCCGGAGCAGGAGGGCCGGGTTAACCTCCGGTCGCTGATGGTGGAACTCGGCAAAAGGGAGGTTTTAAGTGTTCTCCTCGAGGGAGGGGGAACCTTAAACGCGGGCGCCCTTGCAGCAGGAATTATCGATAAATTTATTTTCTTTCTTGCCCCGAAAATCATCGGAGGAAGCCGCGCCCCGGGGCCCTTTGGGGGCCCCGGTTTTGAAAGCTTGAAGGACGCCTTTTTGATTTCCGAACTGGTCTGCACCAAAGCGGGCGATGATTTAATGATCACCGGATACCCGGCGCGGCGCGCGTAAGGGAGTGAAAGCGGTTGTTTACGGGCCTTGTGGAAGAGAAGGGACTCGTCCGGAGTTTTGTGAAAGGCGGGCCCTCGGGCTTTTTGACCATAGAGGCCCGCAGGGTGCTTGAGGGCCTGGAAGAAGGGGACAGCATCGCCGTAAACGGCGTCTGTCTTACGGTAACCGGCTTCGATTCCTGTGCTTTCACGGTAGATGTGATGGCGGAAACCCTTGAAAAGACAAACATCGGGCTCTTGGCGCCGGGTGCTGTCGTTAACCTGGAGCGGGCCCTGAAGATAGGGGGGAGGTTGGGCGGCCACTTTGTAACGGGACACGTAGATGCGACCGGAGCGATCTTGAGTTCCCGGCCGCGGGGTATTGCTGTTGAATTGTGG
Proteins encoded in this window:
- the pknB gene encoding Stk1 family PASTA domain-containing Ser/Thr kinase, giving the protein MVGKILGNRYEIVAKLGSGGMAHVYQARCRILNRIVTVKILRAELAEDKEFVQRFRREAQTVASLSHPNVVSIYDIGEEAGIPYLVMEYVEGSNLKEIIEREGPLPPAEAANLGAQVCAALAHAHEKGIIHRDIKPHNILVTPAGRVKVTDFGLARVLSLPSATQSGSVMGSVHYFSPEQARGEEVGPKSDLYSLGVVLYEVVTGHVPFRGDNPISVALKHLQELPPAPSKENPAVPRWLEKIIFKAMAKDPRQRFASAREMQRALAEEFAPREDIEDENNNGELAHLTSGAPEGSPQRRFRPAAWLALFALLVLITAGSVWAASKWFFVRDVTVPPVTQIPLADAEAKIKALGLDPRAHEIYDPQVPAGIVLRQSPLAGTPVKKGRVVELWVSKGPRLVWLPDVTGYPLREAKAYLTNAGFQVKVEEVYDQDVPPQAIAGQVPAGDRRVTEGSEVTLRVSKGPPPGDLVMPSLIGLTVEQAREVLDSVGLGLGEIRDEASLDYPEGIIFGQSISQGTPVRPGDVVNVIRSKGPGPQQRLVPLELKVRDSGEVKVVVQDARGTRVVYQQFHQAGEKIKKEFLVFGAGEIQIYFQGQFFEKYSIE
- the rsgA gene encoding ribosome small subunit-dependent GTPase A — protein: MHEGLIVKGYGGFYFVQSDQKIWRCRGRGRLQFKEQFLLPGDRVLFSPVEEGMGVIEAILPRKNTLRRPAVANVDQAILVFSLAQPEPDLKLLDRLLVLCGVEGIDAVICFNKLDLVDGEFAAGLASLYRGIGYVAILVSALQGRGVENLRDLIKGRLSVLAGPSGAGKSTLLNALEPGLSLKTGEVSRKLKRGRHTTRYVELLPLAGGLIADTPGFSNLDLPRLERTELGYYFPEIHELSKGCRFHDCLHMQEPGCAVRAAFQEGRINPTRYRNYLSMLFEVLARERIYE
- a CDS encoding ribulose-phosphate 3-epimerase, with amino-acid sequence MKIQLAPSILTADFGNLAVQIRRLEEGGADSLHLDIMDGRFVPNLTFGPPVVASLRKITRLPFDIHLMVQEPERFLEAFAGAGGNSLTVHAESSPHLHRVVKAIKGLGLKAGVALNPATPLHALEFVLEEVDLVLLMTVNPGWGGQEFIPQMLRKIKKLRKRILRARLPVEIQVDGGINRATLAGVVAAGADHLVIGSALFNEEDPGKALQEYRSQAEGAFRESWWGNFQDSEV
- a CDS encoding riboflavin synthase, whose product is MFTGLVEEKGLVRSFVKGGPSGFLTIEARRVLEGLEEGDSIAVNGVCLTVTGFDSCAFTVDVMAETLEKTNIGLLAPGAVVNLERALKIGGRLGGHFVTGHVDATGAILSSRPRGIAVELWIKAPPEVESFLVPQGSVALDGVSLTVADLKPGAFMVSLIPHTREKTTLGSKRVGDLLNIEADIMGKYISYLLMRRGIGQSERITPEFLAEHGFI
- the ribD gene encoding bifunctional diaminohydroxyphosphoribosylaminopyrimidine deaminase/5-amino-6-(5-phosphoribosylamino)uracil reductase RibD; this translates as MERESFFMARALELAALARGKTSPNPLVGAVVVKNGLIVGEGYHRKAGTSHAEVLALQQAGEKAEGATLYVSLEPCCHYGRTPPCTEAIIRAGIKQVYVATPDPNPLVAGKGIQALREAGIDVRVGLLEEEARRLNEAFFKYIVSKEPFVTLKVAMSLDGKIATCTGDSRWITGKEARACVHRLRAENDAVMVGIGTVLSDDPLLTVRLPGEDKQPLRVVVDSRLRIPLEARLVQTAQEVPTVVAAVKGKFQAEKKTLLAASGVEVWELPEQEGRVNLRSLMVELGKREVLSVLLEGGGTLNAGALAAGIIDKFIFFLAPKIIGGSRAPGPFGGPGFESLKDAFLISELVCTKAGDDLMITGYPARRA